From the Helianthus annuus cultivar XRQ/B chromosome 17, HanXRQr2.0-SUNRISE, whole genome shotgun sequence genome, the window ACCCCCGGGCCAACTATGATTTTTAGTGTATGCTAAGTTTGATTATTATGGAAAATATGCAATTTATATTTTCATTATGGGCGTCACACCCTCATCCCACCTTACATCATGACTTCAAATTtcccttttttttttcaaaaagtaaCTTAAGATAGTAATATTATCTCActaaatgttttttttataaatactttTGTTTATACAAATTAGTTTTTTACTATTaatggttttaaaaagggaatgGATGCCATGATGGTAGTGGTGTACTTGATAGAGTTGATACATATACTTTAGAATCAATGTACATTTACAATTGATTGATTCTCTTCAAGTGAGACTATTGGTTTGTATGTGTTTGTTTGCTATGTTGCAGAGGAATCCGACAGATAATCTAAAGGTTTTGCAAATCAAAGATGCGAAATCAAAGAGAAGGGTTAAGATAGTAAGAACTtttaaattttctattttttgttGTTTCCGGTCAGATATTTCGGTGAACACATTTGGTGCATTTAGACATTTTAGTTAATTAGCTTCGATTCTTTAATAATTAAACTATATGAGTTGTGTTAGGATGAAATTTGTGATCATCAATCCAAATCTGCTGCTATTGATTGAGCAATGGATGTTTAAGCAAGCTTACGACCCGAGTTaccgattttttttttcaatcaagaTATAATCCTTAACCATCTAATTGAAACCATATATGTTCCCTTTAAGCAAAtaagaaatgaaaaaaaaatacaaccATATGTGCTATAGATGCAGTCCGAGTGAAAGGATATTTTGTTTGTGGTGTTGTTACGTGTATTGTGAGAAACCTCCCACGTTTTAAGCACCAACTCTGTTTTAACACACGTGTCTATGAATCTTATGTATGGCTGTGTGCACCTACTCATGTGTGATTAATGCTTGGATAATTGCATGGCAGGGGCTTGGGTCACCAATTTTTGACAAACTTGAAGCTGAGTTGGCTAAGGCAGCTTTGTCTTTACCTGCAATCAAGGGATTTGAGTTGGTAGTGGATTTGCAGGTAGGTGGGGCATGTTAGGGTAATGGTTTAAATACATGTAAATTTCGTGTTGTTTGAAATGTGTAGCTCTTTCTCATGGTGAACCATAACACTTTTGTTGAAAGTTTCTAaactttataaaaaataatttgcCAAATATGATTAAAAAACTATTATTTCAACACTTTCTTTTCAAAGAAAACGGTTTAGGAGTCTTTACGCATTAGAAATACACTCTGGTGCCTTATGTTTGTGGGTCTGTAAAAGTTTTGAACTTGGATACTATTCATATGTGCATTTTTTCTTATTCTTTATAAAAAGTTGCTAAAATCAacaatgatttgggcctgatatGTAGGAATGAGTCTTGAAGAGGGGTAGTACCAGCAATAGCATCCTGAAATTGGATCAATGAGTTGTTTTCACAGGCGTTCTAAAAGGTACCTACTTATGGCATTGGTAACAAGTTAAACTTTTGAGTAAAAAGGTAAAACTGCCATTTTTTTAGAACCAAATGTACTCTTTTGGAGAATAACTAAACATCCTTCTTTTTTACCATTACATGTAGAGGTgtcaattttgacccgtttattggAGATTAATTGGAGATATAAAGAAGACGGCTTATTGGTGGAACTTGACTTAAGATTCAAAATGAAAAACATTTCATGGAGAAGCTGGCTAAATGGGGTTGAAGAAAGAGACTTAATGTTACTATTTACATTGCTTTGGTTGTGTTTGCTTTGttgtttttagcattttagtgaTTTGATTTTGTAACAAACGTGTTGTATCAATTGGTGCGGCAGGCTTAGTGCGTTGCTAAGTTGGACGTTGTTTGTCTAATAAATATCCTTGATTGCCACTAAGAAAATATGATGTCCAACAAGTATTTATTTGGCCATCTAGATATATCATGAACTATAATAGATAAAAACTTATATCTATGTATTCTATCAGTACCTTAATATTTACACCATATGTAATTCTATTATTAGTAACTTAATTTTGACATTTGTCTCAGGGAAACGATAAAGAATTTATCTAAAGAAAAAGTCATATTCCAAGCGTTACGAATGATGATGCTAATACCAGTTATGATATCAATAAAATCAACAAGCGTAAACTGGTTGACTTCTACACTCTTCAACTCCAAGTAATGTCAAGGATTTAGAGAAAGTTAGCAAGAAAGAGGCTTAACTCCTATCTCTATGAATTTAAAGCAGGTTTTAtgatttttacttttaaccaatGGTTTTTTTGAATATTTTGGTTTGTTTGACGTGGTTGTTTGATCTTTATAtgtttatatgtttatatatatatatatatatatatgggtccgctaaaatgagaaccacctcgagttgtaagaactgtgagaactacaccgtacggagcgaggtggaccaaatttttttttccacAAACGTagttgcgtgtattataaacacatttgtaaaaaaaaattcaaaaaaaaaagtttttgagcaccacaagtgtatgtttacgggtaccgtaaattttccggtaggatttacggtacccgtaaacacaaacttgtggtgctcaaaactacacacacgacatttttgtttttcaaattttttttacaaatgtgtttataatacacgcatctacgtttatgaaaaaaaaattttggtccacctcgccccgtacggtgtagttctcacggttcttacaactcgaggtggttctcattttagcggtcccctatatatatatatatatatatatatatatatatatatatatatatatatatatatatatatatatcaataaatcTATCCTTTTTAACCAAAttttttttcctttcaatttAATCAACTTATTATTTGTCGTGTAAGGATTTCATCACAATGATCAGAGTACTAACTTTAACATTAATCGATGAGtcttaataaaagaaaaaaaaactaaatacatATAATTTCATAAAACACGTTTATAATATGTTTATGAATTTTATTAGTTGAAAATTCAACTAAAAGAATAATATTATATAATCTAAAAACAAACAATATAACATTTTGTATCGGTTTACGAAACATTTTTTAACTGAGATCTCATTAAAAATTAAAAGGTTATTTTCTATATAACAATTGTTGTAGGATGTTATCAACAGTATAATGTTTGCACTTGATTTGAAACTTAATTACCAAACTATCATTTTCCTACTTTTCAATTGAAGAAGCGATGTAGTGTGTTTTTACTGGCTTTCACTTTTAGAGAGGGAATAATGGGTTCCATGGGTATCAGATTCCtgacttagagcattcacattctatccatcaaaatatgtgagggagagtttttatattataaagggtataaaaagtggttgtgagtggaggagagagaaaatgttactgttcatctgtatatttgaggggacactgttcacccactataatttttttaatatatattgaaagtggttgtgagtgaaggagagagaaaaatgtaatgataatattatttaattgaaagggagagagaaaaagtatttgtttttaatgaaaatatattgatatatgagttgttttttagtggaatgtatgtataatttgatggattggatgtgaatgctcttaataATAGTTATGACAGGTTTTGGAAAATTactatatattatttattaattgAGCACATTTGGTTAAATATTAAATGTTAAATATCAAAtagttttgtatttttttaaagagtaaattatgattttggctcTGTGGTTATATCAATTTTACCCTATTAGCCCAAAATAGAATTTTTTAAAATCTATGCCCCCatagtctctataactaactattttgacTCCTGAGTCTAACTCAACCCATTAGCCTGGTTAATTAATTGTCACATGCAACTCACATAATGGATATATTAGTAAATTCACCTCCACTTTACTGACTTTATAAACAAAACTCGAGCCTTTTATTTatcacttcatcttcttcaccatTCCCTCTCAAACCCTAATTTCACGCATGTTTATAGAAATCACCCAAACAATCGGCTTTTGTTAATGATGATCAAACAAAACCGGATTAAAATAAGCACTCAAAAAGAAACCACGTGAGAATGTGCATTGCAGAACTGAAACTAAAAGTAACCAACTTCAAACCTAACTGACCAATGAACCCTATATTAACTATTGTACATCATCAAATCATTCAAATCGAGCATCAAATTCACACAATCCAAACCATCCAGATTGAAAATTACCATACGAGATTGTGCTTCATTCCTAATCCATGCTTTCCATGAACACATCCAGGTTTGTTGTACTGATTCGCCAATCGTTTCAACTTTTCATCGTTGGATACGCTCTTTTCCCCAATTTCGCCTTTCGAACTTATTATTCAACCATTTCGGCACCAATTCATCATCCAActcctcctcctcatcatcaacatcatcatcttcttcgtaCGGATCATCTTCAACGTCGACCAAACCACCGTCTTTCACAACCGCATCATCATCAACCGTTCGATGACTGTCATCGATTTCACAATCGTTTTTCACTTCCTGTTCGAATAAATAATCTCAGATTCAACTTCAAATTTCAAAACACACACTGAAAACTATAAAATCACAAATAACAAAATCATGAAAACCTAAATTCCTATAATCTCAAATTTAactccaaatttcaaaacacacCGAAAGTATCATATCACAATAAAATCACAAAAACCTAATTACCTGATAAAGAAATTATGCAGATCAATATgtgtgaaattagggtttgagagggaatgatgaagaagatgaagtgatAAAGAAATGACTAGGATTTTGTTTATAAAGTCAATTAAGTGGGAGGTGAATTTGCTAATATATCCATCATGTGAGTTGCATGTGACAATTAATTAATCAGGGTAATGGGTTGAGTTAAACTCAGgagccaaaatagttagttatagagaccatgggggcacaaatgttaaaaaattctattttgggctaatagggtaaaagtgatataaccacaggggccaaaatcgtaatttactcttttttaaaAGATCATATTAGCTCATTAAATAAGTGGTATTTATCACTTTTAAAACTATATCTATGATCCACCGATATAATCAATCGCGTCAGTATAAATTCGAGTTTGTATGTTTTACGTTGGTTCGTGTGTGTATTTCATTGTGCTTTATGTCACGTAGCGGCATAAATTCGCATTTTTGCTTtacgatttttaaccgttttgaTCAATATTTGCTTGCTACTTAGCGCGGGACGGGGTTAAGCAAATGAATTCCTGCCGCATAGCGCGGGGTGTTTTTGCTAGTTAGTATTACATGAAAACTACGAATACACATGGAGACAAATTTAGGATACTGATGAAACGGAACAAATAAATTATTGTGGGAAGGGAAAAAAGATACTAAtgactttcaaaaatttttttATGTATCTTTTATTATTGAAAACTAAATTTTCCTAACCTGTGatgttcccgggtgatagcctagtTAATTATATGTGAAATGAGTTATAAgcatttagttatttatttaattaaaagtcAATTAACTAATAATTAAATAAAGGTGAAAGAACATTATTTATTAGATAAATAAAATATGCATGTGATTAATATGTATTATTTATTAAGATAAATAAATGAATCAAATATTTATGGGATACAAGGGGATTTATTTGTATTAGGATAAAATGCATGTTGGTGGTGTTTGAGTTAAACTAGAATAAGAGGTTGATTGgtaatttttagaatttttatgattttttacaattttttgaaacttttatgattttttggaattagatcaaaatggcaattgaaaacatttaaaattatcctcaaaatacccctggttaaagatggagtttttggatggagttagtgtatgtgatcaaaatggcaacaaaagagAAAAGTAAGAGACCCAGAggtaaaaaaaactatttggactaaaatgggaaatttagacaaaactcaggaactaaaatggcaatttactcaataataataatattgttatcattatatttatatttatataggATCAATATATAACTAAACAAACATTTAAATAACCGTATTTCACTTCAACCTAAACAAAGTAACAAACACACAATGGGGGTAACATAAACCAACGTGGCATATTTTGTATACGTGGCACCTTATTACTGGTAAGCTTACTCCAGACCACGTATAGTCAACCTCCCACGTCACCCAAAAAAGCTAGATCAGTCCTCATGGTTCTACACTTCTAGCCATATAAATATGCTACGCTAAAACAGTAATAAAACCTTCTTGAAACGTCTCCACAAATCCCAAACTGAATCCCACTTCACCATCACAGATTCAACTACTTCTGTACGGAACTCAAACCATCGTAGATCCATACAATGCTTTTCAAATTAGGTTTAATAGTGTTCCTACTGTTATTGAATTCAATTCCATCACGATCAGCGGTTTCGAGCATCGATCTAGGTTCAGAATGGGTAAAAGTCGCCGTAGTGAACCTAAAACCCGGCCAATCTCCGATATCAATCGCCATTAACGAGATGTCGAAGCGGAAATCGCCAGCTCTGGTAGCGTTTCACGCTAACGATCGGTTAATCGGAGAAGAAGCCGCAGGACTCGTTGCACGGTATCCTAACAAAGTATACTCACAGACACGTGATCTAATCGGAAAACCGTTTGCTCACGTCAAGAAGCTTCTAGACTCGTCGTATCTCCCGTTCGATGTAGTGGAAGATTCTAGAGGTGGTGTAGGGATTAGGATTGATGACGGTGTGACGGTTTATTCACCGGAGGAGTTAACTGGTATGGTGTTAGGTTATGGATTGAAGTTAGCGGAGTTTCATAGTAAGGTGGTGGTGAAGGATGCGGTGGTTACGGTGCCTCCGTATTTTGGACAGGTGGAACGGAAGGGGCTGCTTCAGGCGGCTCAATTGGCTGGAGTGAATGTGTTATCGCTTGTTAATGAGCATTCGGGTGCTGCGCTGCAGTATGGGATTGATAAGGATTTTTCTAATGGTTCTAGACATGTTATTTTTTATGATATGGGAGCTGGAAGTACTTATGCTGCTCTTGTTTACTTTTCGGCGTATAATGCTAAGGAGTATGGGAAGACTGTTTCGGTTAATCAGTTTCAGGTACGACATTTTAACCGTTACTATGATCTCTGATATTACACCTATGATCTGTTTTAAACACCTGTATTAGTTACTAGCAATAGATAAAAGACAAGCATTAATAGGATACAGGAACTTTTAGAAGTGTTCGATAAACATAGTTATACTAAAGTTAATGTGATTTTTTGTGGTTTATATTTGTAGATATTATGTGTTGGGTTCGTATATAGTCAGTTCTGTAAGGTATCGTTTTTGATATAGTTATTCTGATAACAGGCTTCTGAGCTCACATACTAAGCTGCATTAGGATTGTAGTCTTGTTTACCGATTGTTAAGTGTAATGTGTATGATTGGCCAAACTTGAACCTCATATAAGTGGAGATTAAACGTGTATAATGTTTTGAAGATGGTTTAATCTCTTTAGCATCCGTCTTAAGTTCATGCCTGCAAGAAGTAATTcaagaatgtttttttttttttttttttttttttttttttttttttttgctgaggGTCAAAGCCTTGTTAAATTGGAAAGGTAAGACATGCTGAGATGGTATGCCTTAGCCAAACATGCCAGGATTGAGACCAGATAATTGAACCAACACCTACAACCAAGTGGATGTCAGAACTGAGACTGAAAATACAAAACCACTACCAATAGGATGAAACTCGGTCAGCTGAGAGAGCAGAATTTACTCTCTTGATAATATTAAACTATACTGATGATCAAATGCCCCTACAGTCACCAAATATATGATGGTAAACTgttaaaataaaactaaaacccCAGCTGCCACACTAAAATCATTGACATCCATCATAAACCAACTACCATGGCTACTGTTTCTATTGAATTAACCAGGTCAACACATGGTGTTCCATGTAAATTGGACGCCTAATCCTTTTCTTGCCAGTAGCTATCTGTTTCACGCTATGCTTTGTGAAAAATCAATACTTTTGTTGCATCATTACTATCATGGTATTGCTTGATAGTTGATAGCACATGTGCGATGCAGGTCAAAGATGTTAGATGGGACCCCGAGCTTGGTGGTCAAAATTTGGAATTACGGTTAGTAGAATACTTTGCAGACGAGTTCAACAAACAGGTTGGAAACGGGATTGATGTCAGGCAGTCTCCCAAGGCAATGGCCAAATTGAAGAAGCAGGTCAAGCGTACAAAAGAAATTCTTAGTGCAAATACTGCAGCGCCAATTTCAGTTGAATCACTTCTTGATGACCGTGATTTTAGGTGCGCGCCACAAGTTTTATATGTTTCTTTATATTACTTGCTCATGTTCTTCCTGTGCAACATGTGATGGTAGTTCAGTATTCCAAATTTATGAGTGTTTTTAATTCAAAAGTTTGATTACACCAAAATTTTAACTTCCTTTCACCTTTTTGTTATTGTATGCaagtaaaaatgtttttttttttaggcTTTCACCCTTTCTACGCGGGACCATGTAATTCTTTATAAAAGTTCTGTTTGATTTGATGAACGTTACAGTTTTTGTAAgtatcatttttattattttgccAGGAGCACAATAACTCGTCAGAAATTCGAAGAGTTGTGTGAGGATCTGTGGGAAAGATCTGTTATCCCTGTGAAAGAGTTGCTTAAGCACTCAGGTTTGAAGGTTGATGAGATATATGCCTTGGAGCTGATCGGAGGTGGTACTCGAGTACCAAAGTTGCAGGTATTTTGCTATTTCTGTTCCATTCTGTAATACACATAATAACTAACAGTTGTAGATCTTTCTGTTATGCTGTTATAATTCCTGTTGTTTAGGAACTGATAAGAGTTCTTGATCTAGTTGCAACAGTTTCCATGGACTCTGATTATTGATATATCCTTTTTCACAGGCTAAGCTTCAAGAATTCTTTGGGAGGAGTGATGTTGACAGACATCTAGATGCTGACGAGGCTACAGTTCTAGGTGCTTCATTACATGCTGCAAATCTGAGTGATGGAATTAAATTGAACCGTAAGCTTGGTATGATTGATGGTTCTATGTATGGATTCATGATGGATCTAGATGGTCCTGATCTTGTAAAAGATGAAACCACCACACAGTTACTTGTGCCACGGTTAAAGAAATTACCAATCAAGGTAAATTTAGTCAGTAGTTCTGGCAATTTCTATCCATTTTTTTATTAGGGGTTGATTTGAGTTGTGTTTTATCTCATATGTGTCaacttaaatgaaaaaaattagCTAAAAAGTCAGTGGGTCAAACAGGTTGAAGTCTCCCAAAGTCAACTTTTAAAATGCATACAACTTCTTAAATCATATCATTCAAAGAATCTAATAAATAACTGAAACAATATTGCTTCTCTAATCTTAGGCAACACATtatttagagtaaaatgtcattttagtccctaaggtttggccagttttgcgactttcgtccaaaggtttgtttttctgcatctggatccaaaaggtttgaaatcttgccatgtTCATCctgctcgttaactccatccatttttctccgttaagtcaggggtatatTCGTCTTTCTTATTAACTCAAAGGGCAATTCGGGTATttgaatgcttgtacataaagtgaaagaCCATATtgctctttaagttaacaaaaagacggaaatgcctcttgacttaacgaagaaaaattAATGGAGTTAACGAgacggatgaaaatggcaagatttcaaaccttttggatccagatgcggaaaaacaaacctttggacgaaagtcgcaaaactggccaaacctcaaggactaaaatggcattttactccatTATATATTTATACAAAAGGTGGGcctgttttgacccattacaaCCAAATCCAACTAAACCATTACCAAACCTGACCATCTATGAATGGCAGAAAATCTGCCAAGTACCATTGGTTGCTgatgatatacatatatatcttTTTTTTTGTGTCACAGATGTTCCGGTCTGTCATTCACAACAAGGATTTTGATGTTTCACTTTTATACGAGAATGAAGATTTCTTGCCTCCTGGTGTTACTTCACGTACATTTGCAAAGTATGCGGTCTCTGGTCTTGCTGATGCTAGTGAAAAGTAAGTACCGAAACTTAATCATCCTGCTCAGTTTTCATCTCATATTAGTAAACAACTTTTTAATTATTGTTTAACTCTCTAGGTACATGTCACGCAACCTTTCATCCCCTGTGAAAGCGAATCTTCATTTCTCTCTTAGTAGAAGTGGCATACTCTCTTTGGATCGAGCAGATGCTCTCATTGAAATTTCTGAGTGGGTAGAAGTCCCAAAAAAGAATCAGACTCTGGAGAATGCTAATGCTTCTGCTCCCCTTAACCAAACAGTAGAAACCGAATCCGCCAACTCAGCAGAAGCAAGTGATGCTCTCAATCCAGATGATTCGACTGCCAACTCAGCAAACTACACAGCAAATGGCCAAAATACTGTTGATCTTGGCACAGAAAAGAAACTAAAGAAACGGACGTTCAGAATTCCTCTAAAGGTTTGATTTCTGGGAACTATAGATTATTGGGAAGCAGTCTCATTGATTATGACCTTGGGTATTTGGTCAACTGCTGCAGATAACTGAAAAGAGTGTAGGACCAGTAGTACTTCTCTCGGAAGATTCTCTTTATGAAGGTAAGCTTAGATTGGATGCACTAGATGCAAAGGATGCTGAAAGGAGGAGGACTGCAGAGTTGAAGAATGATCTGGAAGGTTACGTATATGCTACCAAAGAAAAGGTTTGACTTCCTGTTTTCTAATATATGGAGGGCTGCAAACAaaccgaacggttcacgaactgttcatgaatacttaccaaacaaaattttatgtttgtgtttgtttgttaaggaaataaacgtgttcgtgttcgtttgttaattttaggcaacgagcATTCATGAACACAAATAAACATTTATGAACAGAATATGTAATACACTAATACTTATTAAATGTTATATTTGTCGGAATTTGAagcatttaaataaaatataaaaaaaactaaaaacactaatgaactatcaaacacaaacgaacaaaaatgaacacgttaccgaacgttcacgaacataaatgaacgaacgtggcctctgttcatgttcgttcatttaactaaacgaacagaATTTCTTGTTTGTGTGCATTCATttgttaaatgaacaaacacaaacgaacttccagccgaacggttcacgaactgttcgctgaacgttcggttcgtttgcagccctttATACATCTGTGTGTCACAGTGTGTGTTAGGTTTTTTTCTCATGCTGATTTTCTTTATTAAATGTGGCAGCTTGATTATTTAGAAGAATTGCAAAAGGTTTCTTCTAGTGAGCAACGACAACTGTTCATTGAAAAGCTTGACGAGGTTATCTCACTCTCTTACTCTCTTTTTTAGGCGCAGATGTGTGTGTAAGTAGGTGAATAAGTATATATGTTGACTTATGTATATACTTTCAGGTGCAAGACTGGTTGTACACTGATGGTGAAGATGCTTCAGCTACTCAATTTCAAGAGCGTTTGGATCAACTGAAAGCTATAGGCGACCCTATATTTTTCAGGTATGCGAAGTTTATAGGTTATGTTTTTAAAAGGGCTGTCAAGTTTACAATACTTAATTCTTCTCGACCATTTATAGATACAAGGAGCTTACAGCAAGGCCAGAAGCATCAGAAAGCGCTAAACGGTATTTCAGTGAGCTGCACGAGGTAAGCTAAGAATCTAAGATCCAGTTACATTGTTTCAAGTTGTGAATTCGTATCTATGAATTTGTGGGAGCAAAACATATGACCTGCCACTTAATGTTTTTTCATGTTACAGATTGTTAGTGGATGGGAATCTAAAAAACCGTGGATTTCAAAAGAGAAAATTGATCAGG encodes:
- the LOC110923551 gene encoding heat shock 70 kDa protein 17, with the protein product MLFKLGLIVFLLLLNSIPSRSAVSSIDLGSEWVKVAVVNLKPGQSPISIAINEMSKRKSPALVAFHANDRLIGEEAAGLVARYPNKVYSQTRDLIGKPFAHVKKLLDSSYLPFDVVEDSRGGVGIRIDDGVTVYSPEELTGMVLGYGLKLAEFHSKVVVKDAVVTVPPYFGQVERKGLLQAAQLAGVNVLSLVNEHSGAALQYGIDKDFSNGSRHVIFYDMGAGSTYAALVYFSAYNAKEYGKTVSVNQFQVKDVRWDPELGGQNLELRLVEYFADEFNKQVGNGIDVRQSPKAMAKLKKQVKRTKEILSANTAAPISVESLLDDRDFRSTITRQKFEELCEDLWERSVIPVKELLKHSGLKVDEIYALELIGGGTRVPKLQAKLQEFFGRSDVDRHLDADEATVLGASLHAANLSDGIKLNRKLGMIDGSMYGFMMDLDGPDLVKDETTTQLLVPRLKKLPIKMFRSVIHNKDFDVSLLYENEDFLPPGVTSRTFAKYAVSGLADASEKYMSRNLSSPVKANLHFSLSRSGILSLDRADALIEISEWVEVPKKNQTLENANASAPLNQTVETESANSAEASDALNPDDSTANSANYTANGQNTVDLGTEKKLKKRTFRIPLKITEKSVGPVVLLSEDSLYEGKLRLDALDAKDAERRRTAELKNDLEGYVYATKEKLDYLEELQKVSSSEQRQLFIEKLDEVQDWLYTDGEDASATQFQERLDQLKAIGDPIFFRYKELTARPEASESAKRYFSELHEIVSGWESKKPWISKEKIDQVLRVAENFKKWLNDKEDEQQKISASSTPAYTSQEVISKLLDLQDKVANTNRIPKPKPKVEKPTVKNETKSQTDEPKGSDSNDDDISESKEETDGQSTEHDEL